CCAGCCAAAGGAGATTACGAGAGAGTGGCGCCCTCTACCGACCCCCAGCGATTCGACCCTGCTAAAGAGGTGCCAAGTGGCCTGGTTTGCTAAACTGGCTCGGCAAAGGGGGCCAAGGAAGGTGCTTTGGCTAGTCGTCACCAAGCTGCATCTGGCAAATTGCGGGGTGGGGATAAGGAATAATGGCTGCAAGATAGGCAGCAATTTATGCACCCACTTTCCCGGGGTGTGTGTTGTGTGAGCCCCAcataactcagtggggcttatttctgtgTTGACATGTATAGGGTTGGTAGGGCAAGTGCTGAAGTGGTTTAATCCCATTGCGGTGGGTGTATAGTGAGTCCAGTTTGGGCAGGCTGCATATTTCTCCGAATGGAGCTCCCCGGCTTCTGCCAACCAGGAGGAGCGGCTGAAAAGTTCTCGACCTGACCCCCAAACCCAGCTCCACCCCGTCGAGGCTGAGAACTTTTCAGGCGCCCTTGGAAGGGCGATGGTCGGCGGTGGGGCTCACGcatctctttccctctttttctgtCTCCCCTCCGCAGAAGTCAAGCTGCAGAAGTTCGACCTGTTCCCCAAGACGCTGCTGACCACCCGGGCCGCCACCCCGCAGCAGGCCAAGCCCTTGTCTCCGGACGGCACGGACGGCGCACCGGGCACCTCGTCCCCGGAGGCGGCCCGCCACGGTTGCGGCTCGGGCTCGGAGAACGGCGACGGCGAGTCTTCGCTCAGCTCGCCCGTCTCGAAGGGCGCCAAGGACGGCTGCGCAGCCGAGGAGGAGAGCCCCGGCTCCATTAGCCCGCTGGGCTCCGACTCGGGCTGCTCTGAGGCGGAGCGCGAAGAAGCAGGTGCCCCTTCGCCCGGGCTGGCGGCGGCGGTAGCGGCGGCCGGAGGCAGCCGGCAGCAGCGGACGCCCTTGGACATCCTGACGCGCGTCTTTCCCGCCCACAAGCGCAGCGTGCTGGAGCTGGTCTTGGCCGGCTGCGGCGGGGACGTGGTGCAGGCCATCGAGCAGATCctcaacaaccaccaccatcaccaccgcgGGGCGGGCAGCCCCGGCCAAGGCCTTGCCGTCGCGGCGGCCGCCGCCTCAGGACTGAGCTCGGCGGGGCCCGAAAAAGCGAGCGACGAGAGCTGGGCTCGGGCTGCCGGGGACACGACGACAGGGCCTCTGGGCGGCCTGCAGCCTTCGCCCGCCGGCGCCGCCGCTCACCACCGCCCCCTGCTGGCCGGCGCCATGACGCCCGCCATCGGCGCGCTGGGCAGCCGCTCGGCCTTCTCGCCCCTGCAGCCCAACGCCACCCATTtcggcgcggcggcggcggccgaggCCAGCGCGTACCCTCTGGGCACGCACCTGGGGCTGAGCCCGCTGCGCTTGGCCTACTCGGCTGCCGCGGCGCACAGCCGGGGCCTGGCCTTCATGACTCCTTACTCCACAGCCGGGCTCATGCCCACGCTGGGCTTCCGGCCGCCCATGGAGTACGCCTTCAGCGACCTCATGAGGGACAgatcggccgccgccgccgctgcagccgctgctgctgccgccgccgccaatgCGCACAAGGAGCAGGCCTACCCCAACGGGCTCTACGGGCCCTTAGTCAACAGCGCCCCAGAGAAGCAGTAGGCCAGGCCCAGGACAGGGCCGCGCATCCCACACGAACCCCGGGCCTGCTTATTATACTGTacacgtgtatatatatatatatgcatcgaAGAAAGATAGACTTGTACATGTGCCGAGAGTATGCGAGAGCGAGACACCAacggaagggaggaggagatccATGCCTTCAGCCTACGGGCTGAGTGACATAGGCCTGACCAAGAGTTTTATATCCCGCAGGGATCGCAGCAGTTCTTAAAATATAATTTACACTCGGATGTTAAACGCATTGCTCAGAAAGTAGTTCTCTGGGAAGTAAATCAGCGGAGTTGCTTACAGGTTTAAGCTTGGAGGCGAGGCTGCCATAGGAATCCTGGCGTGTCCCGTTCCGTCTGCGTAGAAGCCAGAATAAAGAaggcagtttggggggggggagatttaggAAGCGATTTAGAGCAGGTGGGGCTGTTTTCAAAAGATTGGCGACTGCAAACGCCAGTAAAATGCATACGGACACCAGTTGCTCGGAATTATTTCCATTGCCGCCTTCCCCAAGCCCTGAGTTCCGAGTGGTTTCTGAGTTGTCCGGATTTCGTTTCACCCTATTCGTTGCAACGAAAACTGGTCAAATATGTGGGAGATACTTCTAGGTGTACTGAAGGTttttttgcccccacccccccaggcgCATTTCCATTGTTATAAAGTTGTTTTGCTTATGCCCATAAATAAGCATGGATATTCCCCTTGGTGCGTTGTgagattgatatatatatgtatatacataccgagatatatacacatatataccagCAAGTGTATAGTATAATGTTATCAAATGGAAATCTTAAGTTATTAATGTAATTTGTAGGTGATTATAGTATTAACGGTAAATTAAAAAGTTAGTTTTCAGTTTAAAACACACCAAGCATAGAGATTAAATATATTGTAAATAATTTTAACGCTTCTTTTTATTCACTCACTGAGAGGGGAAAGATAcgatttgtaaataaataaggtTGAAAAGCAGATATATTTGCAATTGTTCTTTGGACGCAATCCAAAGCCTGTGCTTGACACCGTTTTAATGCGTGACCCGCAAGAAAAAAATATATCGGTTCCAGTGTAGCAAACTTCTTGCTGTTTCAAAAAGTTTTTGTCTTTTTCGCTGTTTTCATTTCATATAAATCCTAGaaataaatgttattttgtaTTAAAAGTAGCCTTCTCAATAGctcctgctgtttttattttttatttaagggTGGGTTGGTTTTTTGCAATATTTTGGTATGCCTTCGTAGTGCAAGTCAGTGCAAGGTTGTAGTCAATTAAAGCGATTGCCCTGAGCGGACTCCCAGATATTCTTCCAAAACGGTTAACTAACATACCATGCTTGCAATAGACGTTCACAGGAAAAGCTTACACTCTACAACACTGTTCGGCAGTTAAACACACACGACCAGAAATAATATATTACCTTGGTTCTTCTTTTTAATGGATTTGGGACGAAGTAACGGGTGCTTTTTGGAAAAGGTATTTTAAATTTTACTGATCTGTTTCGAATGCTAAATTCAGAGACTGCGATCCTAAACACGCGCTGGGAACTGAAACCGATTCAGTCAACGGGACCCTCTTAATGTCATTGTCAAGGCGCCTTGTACACCCAACTCTGCGGTGGATTGCgcataattttcctttaatttctaTAGGAGTTGGTGGTTAAATTCTGTCTGTTAAAAATGCTAATTAGATGACTGTAGCAAGAGAGGGTAGATAttcattggttttatttttatttttaaaaatgcgtCAGCGCCTATATTTCAGTACTGTATTAGAATCCTCCGCAGCTCAAGGAGGAATATCTGCTAGATTTCAGGAGAGAAAGCTTCCCTTTTCTTTGATCGACCAATCGCCTAGTTATTCTTCGGGTGAAATTGACCAACACCCGATACAAAGCACACTTAACTTGGAAGTTTATTCAAGTCAGCCGACAGTGTATTTAGTGGGAAGCAAAAGAAGTGCGAAACAAGGAAACGAATTTAGTTTTCAGTAATTTGTTGAGGAGTGGGAGTTTTTGGGAAATATACACAAATCAATCCTAATTGCACTTCTTGGGAAGTAAATTTAGTATTTAGTATGTTCTAAAACTCACGGAGAAATGAGTAGACCTGGAAACCGGACTCTCTGTTTAACTGGCAGACAAGGATGACGACGAGCAACAGAGCTCTTAGGAATTTCTTACTGTACCTCTAGAATGGCAGTGCTTATATAGgagggattttcttttctgtCCTGGAGAGTGTTTGGCCCAGGAAAACTATTACTCACAAAGAACAAGTTCAGTGCATGGTTGAATTAAGACTGTAAAAGCTCCTAAAATTGGTTGGTATGGAAACCTAATCCCACCCAACTGTTCTGTAGCGCAGCTGGACTGTTTACTTTCTCACTTCAAATATAACTGTGTAAACATTGGCTTAAAACTGACAGCTCTGCTCCTATAACCAGTTAATATATTGGGGTGGAGGGGTGAAAATTTGGATTCCTTAGTGGTTATTGGAAGAAGACATGGTAATAAATAATAGTGatgattataattattattagcgGTAGTAAAAAGGGGGTTAAAAGGAACACACCTCCAGTCAACTTCATTTCTCCTTTTCCCGTGATTTTCTTAAACGCGGTTGAACGGCCTTTGTTGtgtatttaaaaattatattcgAGTTAATTCTTTGACCCCCTACTCCAACACTTAACAGCGGCCAAATCAATAGCACaagggaaagtttttttttccttcttaaaaaaataaagtctcAGGTTCCGAAAGTGGTTGAAACGTAATATTACTACACCAAAACCGTTTAATAATGAAGGGCTTTAATAGTGAGCTAATTTGATTGAGTTTCCTAATTCCACTTTAATTGGAAAAAAGGAGTTGTCTGTTCGGTTAAAATGTGACAGGGTTATGGGAGCGGATGGGGCGGGCGAGGACCAGAGAGAAAAAGATGGACTTCGTGCGACAGAGTAAATCTctgcgctctctcgctctctctgtgtgtgtgtgcgtgtaggGAGCAGTCTGATTTTTCTGGGGTCTGGGATTTAGAGGAGTGGGGCTAACAGAGGATTTTTCTACTTAAGGAAATGAGGTGGACACAATTGTCACTTTCCAGCTGCGGAGAGAGAGCCCCAGTAGCCGCTCACGATTTAGGAAACGCCTCCCGCCACACACGGCATTCCTTGCAAAGAGAATGAGCTGAATATATTCTTTGAGTTTCTTTCTCCGGAACACTTTTCCCTCAAGCTTCTCAGTGAGGCATCTCTACAAAGTTTCGAAGGGACCTCCGAGGTCATCTAATCAAACTTTTTAAATCTGGGATTTCATGGGATTAAACTGCCGCCCTAGACCTCTATAAATTCACAGCGTCCCAAGGGGTCAAAAGCCCCTCCAGTAGCCAACGTGGCGCCCTCTGTGCATGGGCGTTTCCAGGATCTTTGTTAGGGGGAGCAGAaccaacgtgattggtcagttagttaagtatttctattgttttacttgatctagggaggggcagctagccccccccccattgcctacACCCATACCTCCACATGTTGTGGatcccaacttccatcacccccagGCAGCACCTTAGCTACTCCTTATCTATTTATTTGgtacatttataccccatctttctttcaaggagctcaagatggtgtgCTTCTCCCCGCCTCCATTTTTTCCTAACATCAagcttgtgaggtaggtcaggcttaGCGATAGTGATTGGCCCAAGCAAGGTCACTCAGCGGGCTTCATacctgagtggagatttgaaccctggtgtcccaggtcctagttgaacactctaaccaccacacctcACTGGTTCTCTGCCCTGATCTAGTCATACATCCTAGAGCCAGGGTTgtggccaacttgaataaaatattgggggcggggagggatagGTAAGCCCCACCTGCATAATCaaatcacaagatgtggtgcatgcacaccatttgaatggcaatgctcatctaCCGGTACTTTGGGCAGGGGAGGCTtcgtcaaatattttattgggggtgggcaaaggggagttggctcctatgccctgAGTCCCAATACAAGCACAACCACATAACAGTGGGCTGGGAGCAGAGAGGCAGCTGCAGAGCAAACACTTCAAATTTCTCAAGAAGGAGCTACTCCACTCTTTGGAGTGAAATACCCTTCCTCACTCTTGAATTTGAAGGGGTATGAGTGGGAGGGGTGACATGACAAAACCCACTCCACACCACAAACATGGCAGCCAATCTGATCCTGAACATGAGAACACACACAGTCCTTGCCCCCAGACTGCCAAACAAAGGAGACTTTGCCACTTGGCCTTGCAGTTGCAAAAATCAACCAAATTGGAAGCATTTTCTCTCTGTCCAAATTAAAATCCTTGTCCCTCCTTCCAAAGTCTTGTTCAATTGTTGTCCTCTCCATAGTTTGAATGGTTCCATGACCAACATTAAATAGTAGTCGACTTTCCTCTTAATTGGCCAGTATAAAGAGCAGATGCATTGCTTGTCTCCCCTTGGGATCCCTCAAGTCTCCTAAACTGTAAGGGACACAGGAACATCATTGCAGGCAGGGCAACACACTGGGGGAAAGGACAATGTGGTGTTGAGAACCAGGCTATGGCTAGAAGGCAGGAAaagggaacctgtgcccctctcAGGGTTattggactgcaattcctatcacccctgacctttggtgatgttggctggggctgatggaagttccaGCACCATATAGGGAACAGTTCCCCTATCCCTTGATGTAGAGTATGagctatttctttatttattacatttatatacataccagcttctccccctcccccaaatgatctcaaggtggtgtacatggttctcccctccccattttatcctcacaataaccctgtgttATGGGCTACcggtaggctgagagacagtaactgacccaaggtcactcactgagcttcatggctgagtagggatttgaaccctggtttccaaggtcacaggacccaggtggagctgtgggttaaaccactgagtttgcttgctgatcagaaggtcggcggttcaaatccctgtgatggggtgagctcccgttgcttggtcccagctcctgccaacctagcagttcaaaagcacgtcaaaatgcaagtagataaataggaactgctacagcgggaaggtaaacggcatttccatgtgctgctctggtttgccagaagcggctttgtcatgctggccacatgacctggaagctatacgccggctccctcggacaataatgtgagatgagcgcgcaactccagagttggtcacgactggacctaatggtcaggggtccctttacctttaccttccaagGTCACAGTACAGTACATCATTCTATTACATCACACCAGTCATGTCATAGGACCAAACCACAGGTCACATCAGTTGCTTATCTCTCATATTTATCTAGCCAGTAGTTTATGTATATTTCTTCTTGCTCTCCatctcgggtgtgtgtgtgtgtatctgaaggtGTTCTTGGTGGGCAGGTCAGGTCATTCTCCCCAGGGATGTAGTCTAAAAGCTACTAAaattcctcctctgcttccccccctcccataaaTAGATTGCTGGCAGTTGaataaaattaaacaaagcaagtataaataatttgtaaaatGGAGAGGCAGTGTGCCAGCATTTGCAAACTTTCTGTTAATTAAAACCTTAATCCGTTCAGTTGCATTTTCATTGTTTGGCTGTGTATTGAGAGTGGGGCACGTCCAGGAGGTTTATTATCTGCCCTGGTTGCTTAATAGAAATCAACCCTAATCCACAGCATAATAAAGATAACATTATACTAACAATTTAATGGCAAAATGACATTTCTTACCAAAGCAAACATCTTTCCTCCTCACCCTCAGGTAGGCTAAAGGAGGAAAGGGCAGAGGGTAACCACAGCATAGGTCCCCTTCAGAGGTTAACTTGTACAATGACAAGGTTGGGGAAACCAATTGGCCTGTCCCCAAGCCCGGATTTTTATCGGCTAATTGTGATTATTCACTAGTGAAAGGTGACAACTCAGCATATGCTCAGAGTCACCCCCCTTTCTATACTTTATTAAACACAAGGAACACCCCAGCCCAGAACAGAATGGCCTGCTTGTAAAGGATCTCTATATCTGGGCACATTTATTTATGAATACAGGATTTACTCAATGATTTTTGGAAAAGAATTCAGAATAAATGATGTGTGTTTCCTGGCTTAAGGTGTTGTCCTCTCCATAGTTTCATTTCCTTCTGTGATCAACGTTACAGAGTGTTTCCTACAGTATTTGCCCTGCAGCTTCATTTTCCATAGGAAAAAGCATTTGCTAACCTTTGAATGCCCCCCTCAACCACCACTTTGACTTACTGCTAAAATATTGCTTAATTTTGAATTTTGGATAGAATTGccgataaataataaatacaaaatacatgAAGAAGTCCTTACCCCAAATAAGTGCTTAGGAAGAGCTAAAAAGCTACCTATGTGAATATGGCATCTCCTTCTCCCACCTCCTATATAACCAACTCAGCCAATTGGATTTGAATATATTCAGCTGCCTGTCTCTGCAcaggctctccagagtttcaggtggAGGTATTTCTCATCATCTGAAGCTCAGGGATGGGGATCCTAtgatccttcagatgttgttggactccaactcccatcatccacagccagcatggctaatgatcaggggtgatgggaggtgtagtccaactaAGTCTAAACTAAGTAAACTAAGCTAAActaagcaataaaaatatttatatgcacattatgagcatagctgtcaagttttcccttttctcgcgaagaaTCCTGTTCGGCATAAGGTAATTTCCCTTaacaaaaagggagaacttgacagctatgattatgAGGTTTAATTAaattctactggtttctctatttcacacacacactcaccccacataaatttttcccattctttttgaaatgtttcatcGCCCTGTTGTTGAATTCCCCCCgttaatttagccatttctgcatactccaataCCTTCTGTTGCCAATCTTCCACCGTTGGCACTTGTTGTTTCCACATCTGAGCTAGCAATAGTCtcgccgcagttgtagcataTAGGAACAGTTTTTGATCAATCTTAGCAATATCTTCTCCAACCATTCCTAACaagaatgcttccgttttttccTGGAATGTGTATCTAAGAATCttctttaattcattgtataTAATCTCCCAGTAAGTTTTCACCTTGTCGCATAACACATGTGGAAAACAAATTACCTTCTTTCaccccacatttccaacaatttttgtttcctgttttataCATCCTTGTTAGTTTGGTTGGAGTGaggtaccatctatatatcatttttAATAGATATTCTTTTAACGATATACATGCCGTGAATTTTAACCCTGTGTTCCATAATTTTGACCATttttcatattcaatattatgaccTACATCCATTGCCCATTTGGTCATAACACCCataatttcttcatcttttgtatgccatttgaGTAATTTGGAATCACTCTTAGAGAACTGTACCACTGTTGAACAAAGTACAGTTTCAAGTTTTCCATGAGCAAATATGTGGGGGAAGAAAGTCTGTTTTTTCACACATTGCTGTAAGCTTTGGTGTGGATTCTACGGATCACTCCGGCCTCAGTGAACAAAactgccttttttggggggggcagtttgtAATGGCACTAGCTGTTGTGATGCCATCACAAACATTACCGTTAATTCTGATGTAGTTGACTATAGTAGACAATTGTAGATGTAGCAATTCTATACTTTTGCATCAAGTAAATTGTAACTCATGATATGTTTTCTGGTGTGGGTCTTGCTGTTTAGCAAGCATCTTACTCCTGACCACAGGAGAGAAGGATATATcctttttgtaataaaaaatagCTGTCTAATTAACACTTCAAAGTGTTAATTGTGTGTCCATCTTCTGTGTTTTTCGGGGGACATTTATTTTCAAATGCTGTTGATGAACATGTCAGAAGGGGGTTATAATGCCTGTGACTCCTTCTATGTTAACATTTATAATAGTTGTAGCTATTATAAAAAGATATATGGCAATCAAAGGAGGATTAAGAAGGATTATACTGTACTATACTGTACCATTTTTAATAAACTTGTATAGTAGTGAACTATGCATCATAATTATACAGAAGAGTACAGGAAAAGCCAGCAGAACCACTGATGTATTGTGATCCAGTGTGAACACAAACAATCCACCAACATtctgaaatgaaacaaattagGACTGTAAATATGTGATGTTCCAGGTTATAAGGTTTTCCACGGCCACAAAGAAACAGAGCACAAAatggattggaggggggggggagagcctctGACTGTAATTACGTGCACATGCTTTCAACCATATCGTGTTCTTtcatgtttctttgtttcttctttgGACATCAGTTTACATCAGATTGAAGGTAAATGAAAATCAACAATGACAATGCAGCCTGATACGAACCTATAAAACCACAGCCTGCCTGACTTTAGGACTGCTCCTTATGTTACAATTCCATATATGCACATTAACACCCATGTATACACATTAATGCATGGATGTATTAATTCTAAAATGTGAA
The genomic region above belongs to Zootoca vivipara chromosome 7, rZooViv1.1, whole genome shotgun sequence and contains:
- the DMRTA2 gene encoding doublesex- and mab-3-related transcription factor A2 → MELRSEMPSVPSAPASVPPSSVAAAAAAAAASLPVSVAGSLLRAPPLLLRAAEKYPRTPKCARCRNHGVVSALKGHKRYCRWKDCLCAKCTLIAERQRVMAAQVALRRQQAQEENEARELQLLYGTAEGLALAAANGIIPPRPAYEVFGSVCSADGGTGGSGALGRAMVGGGAHASLSLFFCLPSAEVKLQKFDLFPKTLLTTRAATPQQAKPLSPDGTDGAPGTSSPEAARHGCGSGSENGDGESSLSSPVSKGAKDGCAAEEESPGSISPLGSDSGCSEAEREEAGAPSPGLAAAVAAAGGSRQQRTPLDILTRVFPAHKRSVLELVLAGCGGDVVQAIEQILNNHHHHHRGAGSPGQGLAVAAAAASGLSSAGPEKASDESWARAAGDTTTGPLGGLQPSPAGAAAHHRPLLAGAMTPAIGALGSRSAFSPLQPNATHFGAAAAAEASAYPLGTHLGLSPLRLAYSAAAAHSRGLAFMTPYSTAGLMPTLGFRPPMEYAFSDLMRDRSAAAAAALLRASWRGFTWWVQRTLAQFLLNKPSIVLEVYDDYCQVTDIPFLAKNLHNHDPPAQKFGPSALELK